The sequence agtgagtaccatgtaactcttttgtctaggaagtgatcgctttcccacagacggcgccaactgatgacgttgaaaattgtcaccaatagatcacaccgtactcgcgactcaaagcgaacctgcacgACAAGAACAATcgaagaaaacctttagagagcaccggtgtggtgccggcctaACACTCTCCGAaagtcaagtcagaattcgtccttTCACTTTTAGAGCgctagagagggtcaattaatcttaccCCGATTTCCGAGAATGtcagtccttttatagtggtggagaggtggcttttcttcttgacctccagatctttccaatgtgggactctgataccaattcTCCAAAATGTGGTGAGCAACGATTTCCCTTTTTGGATCTTAGTGCTTTTCTAGGCGATAGAGATTTCGGATAATGGGCCCATACTACGTCTGTCCGCGATGGGCTTTCAAAGCGCATGGGACCATCTTTACACAGGTCCAACAGTCtcaatccgtcaggcccattaaggtaggcccatcAGGCTCTacattttatcatcttcagATATGATTTTgctaattatttaaaaagctTTCAAACCAATGCATATAgcataaatacaaaataaatgtCTTGGACCCCCTTAGTTGAAGCTGCCCATGATGATTTGTTCCAGACAATCACTACATcagaaacatataaagatcaAATTCAGTTCCTCAGTATATGCATCCATATCTGATTTGAATTTGGTCGACTTTCACTGAAATTCATGCTTTTCTATATAAACAGACTTTGTTAAGTAACCATGTGAcgcttctttctttctttattttgacagttttataCACATTGTATTGTGGGGGAACTGTGGGTTTGTCAGGTTGCCACTGTCATTGTTCCAATATgttcataaatttcattttcctCTCATTCCAATCCAACCAAGTAACCATTCTAACCAACCGgcatcattaaaaaatttaaaatagacaCTCTTAATTGAAAACTTAGACTAATTATGATTTAGAATGGGCCCAATTTCATTGACATGAATTTTGTATCATGTAAATTTCCCATCTCTTAAAAGTGTGTGAAGAActaacaaaatacaaaaccaatcatttacatttcattaaaaaaaataattaaaaaaaaaccaatcatttACAAATTCTGAAACACtccattttcttaaaaaattttaaatattaaatatatttactCATAATAGGGCTATTGGAGAAAATGTGTCCCATAACCACAAATAATGGTTCATAAAAATTCCAATGAATGCTTGTAGTTGTACTATTACCTATTGTTGAGtacattcttttaaaaaaaaaattatgggccTATCAAAAAAcccataacaaaaataagtaagGGAAGCCTAAAGGCATGGACCAAACCCACTACTCTCCTTATTTATTACTAAATAGCTTCATATATGTAGGTTCcaattagtttaattggtaCTAAATATCTTATTATGAGTTTattgttgaatatatatatttggcctAACAAGCAACCCATTAGCATGAGTATTAGGCTCAACTACTCCCAAAGATGATGTCAAACAAATTTCTCAGATTTTCCTTAAATAGAAAGATCACTAGAAGtcaacatgaaaaaaaatcccaaaagtaggagagagtctctcttttgatttttctttctttctttctttagcttaaaacccaaaaaagaaaacaaagttgGAAATGTCAAAAACTTCTACACCTACCGACACACCCTCTCCaataggggtgtgcatgggtcggattgaagggattttttgacccaacccaccatggtgggtaaaaaaaaattcaacccaacccaaccctacacataagtccaacctaaaccaacccaacccaatgcacatgggtcgggttaggtcgggttgaacccatgggtttgacaaattattattattattattaaattgagtaaaaatatatataaatattaatctattaaaaaaaacctaaagattagtatcaatgtaactccttaaaggcaaacaacactaatgactaaacaacaatagtaatttattagaatttgtatgaactaattggcttttatataggataggaagaactggttatttaaaaaaatttattaattatataatattatatatatatatatatatatattaaattagtattagtaggaggaactgAGGAAATGTTGCTCTacagctggttttttttttaattattaaatataatatatataagtgccatacagttgatttaaaaaaaattattaaatatataatatattttaaatatatattaaatatggtgggtcgggtcgggtttggtggatttgtaattttatgacctaAACCTAACCTAACccgctataaaaaaaaattttgtaacccaacccaacccaccaagtcttaaaaaccgacccaacctggcgggttgggttgggttgggtcgggtttggcgggtcgatgagttttctgcacacccctactcTCCAAATATAGCTTCTCCTCTTCTAATTTAGGCTTAGCGCTAGCGatgaaattgattgaaaattggTGACATGAAGGGAAACAATATTGGGAGCAAACTCATCACTTTTGGTTGTGGCCGATGCCTTTTTTGGGCAAATTCATTCATTTAGGCCCTTAAATCTTTGCTTTTGcctttttagtcatttttatttcctttataACTTTCAATTTAAACGTTAAGTAATGTTCTATCTGTTCTAGCCTATCTCCTAGAGACCTTATGATTTGACTTTgcaattatttcaatttttatttttgataatttttctaatttatagTCTAATTTCATGCCTAGGGTTTTAGGGGATTTTTCCTTGCTGCCCTAAAagtgttttagggttttctaagtGTCTCCTAGCAACcgtaagacttttttttttttttttaaatgtgtaaagttgtgatttctaACTAgcctttgttggctttaattccgtgccaaatttaattgtattttcttcaatcatttccctGTATTTATGTAGGTTTAATTGTAAGGAATGAGTGTGGGAGATTGGTGAAAAATCAAGcgtcaaaagaaaatcaatgaaGTTCGCGACTAGTTTGCAAGAAACTCACGAGAAGAGTAACCCACGAAAGGCCACATGTGAAGCATATGACTAGAAACTGAAAAGTCATGTTAGGCTGTCAAATTCTCAAGTCCTTCGCGAGAAATACCATATTGCGAGGTACCCGTAAAACTCTCTGtttgacaaaaagaaaaagtgttatACCAAATTCTTTACCTAAACTATGAAATACCCTTATTACCCATGAAATGTAAGGAGTGATTTTCAGAGAGAAACCCTAgcaaaaacacttgagagttagagattgttatactcacaatcatctacacattttctcttggttttcctTTACttctacctctccatctctatatCCTTGGAAGGTTCTTagctcaaacacttaccacacccaatcTAAGTGTTGAGTCAAGTTTTGGTgcctttgggaagcattggaaggagccattaagtggtggatgcaatcgggctgaaTTGTGGGATCCGAAAAACTAGAAAAGACATGACTTCGAGAAATCCGTTGGTAGcgagagcttggagggctcaagtacatggggtagactaggtttggaaggtcttttgttatttgtgtactccaactttattcactagtggatcgatttcgacttggtgggttgcggagaggttttttgccgagtttttcggttttctcttcgataacacgtcttggttttatgtttgcatctctcttctctactTTTTAAGCTTTTCATTTATTGTTCATTGTGGTTGGATATGACTTAGAGTAGTGTTATCGATTTATTGTGCATATTTACTCTTGTCCCGCACTTTGTCAAGTcagagtaaaagcaatttagtcgtaattttaaaattgaggtCTGAACAAGTTTTAATGTTTTCACACTAATTTGAGGTTTCAAAATACATTACGGTTTTCAAGGTAAATTCAGttttgatattaataaaattttagaatttttttttctattactttttggtggattttagACTCTCTCATTGTGGATTTACTTCTTGTGACTTTTCACCTGTGTCAAATAACCCAGGACCAACTATTAGGCTGTTGAAGCATGACACATAACAAGGCGATAAAAAGACCCCGACACTGACCATTCATGATCATTTTGCCCATTCTTGACTATGAATTCCTAaaccaaaatatttaatattattgaaGCATCACATTAATTTCAATACAATGCCAAAAACTTGgccaaaataatgaaaaactttctttgttcctttctttttgGAATCAAACggttgaaaaaaaaacaaaaaaagattgtGGCGTTCCGCACACATTAAAATAACCCGGGTCTAACTATTAGCCTATCAAAGCATGATACAGAGTAAGTCGACAAAAACGGCCCCAACACTGACCATTCTTGATTATATGGTCCATTCTTAACTATGAGTTCCTAAACTGAAATATTAATGAAGCAATATTGCATTAAACAATTTAACTTCAATACAATGCCAAAAACTTGGCCAAAATAACGAgaaactttctttctttctttcaactttcaactatTAGAAAAAAGGTTGGTGGATATTTTATGATCTTAATGGTAGGGGAGAAGAATGTATGGGGGAAGTTACGGAGCTTTGAGTTTTCCCAAATATTTGCTACCCTGCAACACTGCAATTTTTGCTAATAGTGTTGCCTGAAATTGTAACCAAAAGTGAATATGATAAGATCATACAGAAAaatgtgggggaaaaaaaaaggagaggaaggACGAAAGGATAAAAGTTTAGTTGTCTTAAGTGAAACGTACAAAGCAAACATTCAAAGAGTTTCTGTAGAGGTTCAAATCCCATCAAATGTAGGACAAGATGTGTTGTGATCTTCCCCAACATCCCCATCATATTATATAACCTAGCTATATATTTACATCTTACATTTTTTTGAGTGAAAAAGATGTGCTCAATTTTCGTTTGGATTTTTCCATAGCTTTTGAAATAGAAGATggtacaaaaattgaaaaatgtgATTATTATTGGGCCCAAAAATCGGCATCACGGAATGGGGTATGTGACAAGAAGTATATAGAACCAAATTTATAGGTTGATCTTTGTTGTCTCTGATATAAAGCAAAAAGGTGGGGAATATGATGCCTCTATTACGAGGTTGATGAAGAGATGATGCATAGTATAATGATATCACTagcgaaaaaaataaaaagcatgaTCACCTCAAGAATGGAACTATTCTAAGACTAAGAGGGCGATGGCCCCcttgaaatttaatttaatgtatataaatatatgtgagTTGAAGTTTCAAGTTgggactcaaaaaaaaaaaaaaattatatatagtcctcaaaaattgaaaattgaaagatGTTAGAAAAAAAGGGGGTGGGGGCCATGTGAGCCATATTTGTGTttggtataataataatattttgattgttTGTCATGTGAgagtgaaaattgaaaaaattggaGTGCTACCATGTTTTTTTGGCTCCACCAAAAGGACTGCATGAGTgttttttttctccaattttttgtgtatgtatttggatgtgtttatttattatttattatttatttaggaGTACTAAGGTCTTTAAGTTAGAAGAATATTGGAAATATAATGAGATACTGTAATAAATATAACTTTGAAATGTTGGTGGTTCACACTATTTCCTCCGTGGCTTGAATATTTGAATGATAAAGGTACAACTTTGTATCTACCATGCTTTTCTCTTTAGTAAGTCATTTAGGATTTTTAGGTAGGATTCATTCATTGTTGAAAGatttaagaataagaaaaaagttaGGGATGCAAAGATTGTgcttttataattattataataataataaaatttatgcaCCATTTaagaaattatcaatttatcataaCTCTTTTCTGGAGAGGACTTGATGCCATGCAATTTATTCATCAACAACTAAAGtgtttatccaaaaatttattGACGGTGGAATATGGATTAATGTTGTTTAccattgtgaaattattttgcAAGGCATTCATCATATATGTCATATAGTTATACATGAATGCTTGCTCTGTTGAGAGATGAGATCAAGTTCGTCATTGATATAAGATGACTTTACAATTGAAAATCATTATTGAACCcatatttttttggtgtttatttatttatttatttatattttgttaacaatGAATGgatattggttttatttttatatataaattcagggttgaattttagtatatttgttatgacttaattttttatagttaataCTTTGACCGCCACATATGAATTCTGTTTCTTAATGCACCAAAGAAGCAACTTCTCGTTAGCAAGAAGCACAGGTGGTTCAGTCACGTACAGGATACTAAATTACTAATATTAGCATATGagttatatactatatattattattactattaaaataacaaaaaggaaaagaaaaaataattgggAACTGAATAGTCTTTTGCTTTGGTAAGTAAGTACTTCAGAATAAGTCCCTTTACAACGCAAGCCTATCATTACCCCCAAAACACGTTGATTTGTCTGTCCTAATCCTACTCTTCTCAACTTTTAAAATGGCTCCATTTAATCATTGCTTTTCTTGGTAATTTTCCCCTTGATGGTACTTTGAAATGCTAAAATGTGCAGATCCTACATGAGTTTCATTTCAATTATGCAGTAAAGATTATCCAACAGCATTGTTGTGATTTCCTAGATTTTGTATCACTATGAGATTAGTTTGATGGTAGAAGTTCTCATATCGCCTTACATGATAATTAACTTGTGTTTAGTAATTCGAGTAGTAGTATTTCAACAAATATGTTGTACTCATTATGATAGTTTCATCAAAGCCTTGATAGTACACGTGATATTATTCATTGTAATCACATAATGTTAGGGTAGATGAATTCACAACACAACCCTTATTTTTCATATAGCAAAAATTAAGAAGATTTCCTAGAACTTGTGTACTGCTTAAATGAGATTGGAAGAAGAGTaaaattgaaaaccaaattATTACCAATATTGAAGTTATTATGGCATATATCACCAAATTATTAtggcaattatttttttaaaaaggggcACGTGTAAGGAGCTGGTATATATGGACCCAATACAGATCCCTTAATGGGTTCACAATCACATGCATGACAAGAATGTAATAAAGTTACATATGaatcatcatatatttatgcaaacagaaatataaatatgaatatgaatatgaaGGTCACCTAATATTTCTACTAAGGTGGAAATATTGAATTTGGGGCACGGGTGTTTCGTGCACTCTTTCCTCTCTGCGTAGCTATCTATTACCTGTATAATACAGGTTAAACAAGTCCATGCAACTTCCAGGAtgcaattaccaaaatacccctaactTTTCCCAGAAACTACGATTCTAAAAACCgaatggaaaaatcaaatcaaatcaaatcattgAGTGAGATGATGAGGCAATGTGTTTGACGCGACGGGTGAAAATGAATGACGTCggtttattttttgggatgcTCCCAAACGAAGTCGTTTCTTACCGCGCCCTTGTTGTTGCCTTGGAAAACGAATCTTGAAATTCGGTGTACAAAACCTTTTTAGCAGAAAGGAACAAAAGCTTTTGACCGTCTACTTTGAGAAAACACACAATTGCTGTTTCAAAATAACAATAACGCCACGGAATTTTATGTGTACACAAAGTGAGTTtagaatgtttttttcttttctttttggagagATCAAAGTCAAAACGCACCATTATTAGTAattattggtaaaaaaattgctaaaattataaaaatttttacaaattagtAGTGATTTCAGGTAACAATCAGtaagaattttttatataaatgatttataaaaatattaaaaaaatagtttatgacGGTAGAATTATTCTTAGTTACACAAATTAATTACTTGTTgtggttaaaaaatataaaaatttcaattttttataaaaacttaataattttctttcactgtaataaaaaaaaaaaaagtactaaatgATATGATAGGATAAATATATCTAATATTCAATTGGTCCAATGGGAAAATGGTCTCCCTCTGAAGGCTGATATTTTGATATTGCACCTAAGTTCAAAAGTATATTTTAACAGAGTGATGAATGccataaaatctattttaagataagataaagaatgaaaatacaAGTGACAATGCTTTTTTACTTAGTGTAGTGTAACATGCATGGACATTCCTTTTTGGAAGCCAACTTTGAACGAACAAAAATTAGTGGTTGTGTCAGTTTCAGCATGCCTCACACAACATCAaagctcttttcttttcttttcttttctgttttacATTACTCTTTAGCTCAGCAGATTCTACTAGGTTCAGCCACACAACACACCGGgacaaaagaaacaattaaacataaaatttgGTCACAGTTTCAACCCAAAAGTATGATATACACACTAACAAACGTAGCTTACTCCAACAAAGCTTTAATTTGCCTctaatttcttttgtaaattttttttttttttttttgagttgttcAGTATTATGAAATTAGTAATAATGGCAATGTTGAGATATATGGTGAAAGTCGTGGCATTTAACTAGccacataaaaacataacaaaacacCCTTTTGTTTATTAGATAAAGTTTTTTCCcaaattgtattattttaacaaaagtATCACTTTGTAGACTTCCTGTAAGCCACATTACATAATTCATGCGCTAAAACCCACAAAGGCTCTGTGACTGTCTATATAAAATGCCTGAGAAAGCAAGCCAGGTAGCAAACCTCACACACTCACACATACACAATATTACATGTTccacagcaacaacaacaatggcCACCATAGCCAGAGATGAATCAGACTATGATAGTAGTTGCTCCTCAATAACCGTGCCAGACTCAAGCCGTAGTTGGATGAGTAACCTCAGCTTTGGTAGCCGAAGGAGCTCAGTCTCTGTATGCTCCTCCACTGACACTTCtgttttaagctctcaaaaacccCACAAGGCTAACCAAGCCGCATGGGAAGCCATGAGGAGGCTCCAGAGCTCAAAAGGCCGAGTTGGGCTTGATCATTTTCGGCTTCTACGTAGGCTTGGAAGTGGTGACATAGGGAACGTGTACCTTTGCCAGATAAGGAACCCTGTGGTGGGGTTGCCACAGTGTTTTTACGCCATGAAAGTGGTGGACAAAGAAGCACTTGCTATAAGGAAGAAGCTACAGAGGGCTGAGATGGAGAAGGAGATTTTGGGTATGCTTGATCACCCTTTCTTGCCAACTTTGTATGCTGAGTTTGAGGCTTCTCATTACTCTTGCTTGGTCATGGAGTTTTGCCCTGGTGGAGATTTGTATGCTGCTCGACAACGCCAGCCAGGAAAGCGATTTTGCATTTCATCTGCTAAGTAAGTCTCTTGATCTTTAGAATTGTTTGTgtagttgtcaaattttgtttaataaagAAATTGGTAAGACAAAAAGTAGCTTAAAGTAGGTTTTGTAAGTAAATAAGTTAACAACAAATAAGGTAATTAAATACGTACATGTTTTACCATAAGTCCATGTTAATTTCCACCTCAAATGATACAAAGAAATAATGAGCTAGTCATAAAGAAGAGTAGGAAActctctattttatttgaaacggagaaaattaattttacaattaagattttattttataatgtcgcgttatttaaattttttttttttttgagaaaggcgTTATTTAAATGTGGTGATACTAAATTCACTTTAGACATAAAATGGAGTCATTTCCAATAAAGATGATATTGAGTACTTTTGTTGGTGTGACATTACTTGCTTTTTATATATTCCTTTATTTGTTGTGTATGCTTAGTTTTATGTTTGAAAGTTTATTACTAATGAGTTATGAAAATGTAATCATAGGTTTTATGCTGCTGAGACACTCCTTGCACTAGAGTATCTCCACATGATGGGTATAGTTTACAGAGACCTTAAGCCAGAAAATGTGCTGGTCAGAGAAGATGGCCACATTATGCTTTCGGATTTCGATCTTTCACTCAAATGTGATGTTGTTCCCAAGCTCCTAAGGGCAAACCATACTTTGGATCCCAATGACAAGGATGTAAAGTGTTTGACACCTTCTTGTGTTGCCCCCATGCAACCTGTGCTTTCATGTTTCTCAGCTTccaccaagaaaaagaaagctaaTAATGTTACAACAATAACAAATCAAGTTGGTGTCCTAGAACTTGATCCAGAACTAGTGGCTGAGCCAATAAATGCTCGTTCCAAGTCCTTTGTTGGAACACACGAGTACTTAGCACCCGAGGTGATATCAGGTCAAGGCCATGGGAGTGCTGTGGATTGGTGGACTTTGGGGGTGTTCTTGTATGAAATGTTATTTGGGAGAACACCTTTCAAAggtgaaaacaatgagaaaaCCCTCATCAACATTCTTAGACAGCCACTAGCTTTCCCAAGGATTGGTGTTAGTAGCAGcaaagaatttgaagagatgGTGAAAGTTCAAGACCTTATTAGCAAGCTGTTAGTGAAGAATCCCAAGAAGAGAATTGGAAGCTTAAAGGGTTCTGTTGAGATCAAGAGGCATGAGTTTTTCAAGGGTGTGAATTGGGCTTTGATTAGGTCAGTCAGACCACCTGAAGTCCCTAGTGATCTACACAAGTTTAGGAGTAGAGCTTTGTTACCAAAGTTAAGCAAGAAAGAGAGGGATCAACCATATCAAATCCCTCATCATTTTGACTACTTCTAACTGTAGatgtaaa is a genomic window of Quercus lobata isolate SW786 chromosome 2, ValleyOak3.0 Primary Assembly, whole genome shotgun sequence containing:
- the LOC115977034 gene encoding protein kinase PINOID 2; this translates as MPEKASQVANLTHSHIHNITCSTATTTMATIARDESDYDSSCSSITVPDSSRSWMSNLSFGSRRSSVSVCSSTDTSVLSSQKPHKANQAAWEAMRRLQSSKGRVGLDHFRLLRRLGSGDIGNVYLCQIRNPVVGLPQCFYAMKVVDKEALAIRKKLQRAEMEKEILGMLDHPFLPTLYAEFEASHYSCLVMEFCPGGDLYAARQRQPGKRFCISSAKFYAAETLLALEYLHMMGIVYRDLKPENVLVREDGHIMLSDFDLSLKCDVVPKLLRANHTLDPNDKDVKCLTPSCVAPMQPVLSCFSASTKKKKANNVTTITNQVGVLELDPELVAEPINARSKSFVGTHEYLAPEVISGQGHGSAVDWWTLGVFLYEMLFGRTPFKGENNEKTLINILRQPLAFPRIGVSSSKEFEEMVKVQDLISKLLVKNPKKRIGSLKGSVEIKRHEFFKGVNWALIRSVRPPEVPSDLHKFRSRALLPKLSKKERDQPYQIPHHFDYF